The following are encoded in a window of Limibacter armeniacum genomic DNA:
- the miaA gene encoding tRNA (adenosine(37)-N6)-dimethylallyltransferase MiaA — protein sequence MTNLIVVTGPTASGKTAFAAQLAERIGGEIISADSRQVYKKMNIGTGKDYQDYTVNGKQVPVHLIDIHDPGYKYNVSEFVEDFWRVYKEIHSRGLMPILCGGTGMYIEAVLNDYELKAVPVDEDLRESLEDKSLNELLSLLDKLGAPSYYTDRKHRKRTLRAIEVATYLKAHPEIEETTTEKPQLSALVIGMEIEREVRRKKISKRLEQRFQEGMVNEVEELLTTVDAEDLIFYGLEYKFITLYLQGEMSYEEMKKKLETSIHQFAKRQMTWFRKMERDGSEIHWLDTRLSMEEKIKKAVMWLENKDKS from the coding sequence ATGACCAATCTGATAGTAGTAACAGGGCCTACTGCAAGTGGTAAGACAGCGTTTGCGGCGCAACTTGCTGAGCGGATAGGAGGGGAGATCATCAGTGCCGATTCCCGACAGGTTTACAAAAAAATGAATATAGGAACAGGTAAAGACTATCAGGACTATACAGTTAATGGAAAGCAGGTCCCTGTTCATCTGATAGATATCCATGATCCGGGCTATAAGTACAATGTAAGTGAATTTGTAGAAGACTTTTGGCGTGTCTATAAGGAGATACATTCAAGAGGATTAATGCCAATCCTTTGCGGGGGAACAGGTATGTACATTGAGGCGGTACTCAATGATTATGAATTGAAAGCTGTACCTGTTGATGAAGACTTGAGGGAATCTTTGGAAGACAAATCACTGAATGAACTGTTAAGCTTGCTGGATAAACTTGGGGCACCTTCATATTATACTGATAGGAAGCATAGAAAACGAACCTTGAGAGCTATTGAAGTAGCCACTTACCTGAAAGCACATCCCGAAATAGAGGAAACTACGACAGAAAAACCACAACTTTCCGCTTTAGTGATAGGAATGGAGATCGAAAGGGAAGTTAGGAGAAAGAAAATCTCTAAGAGGCTCGAACAAAGATTCCAAGAAGGAATGGTCAATGAAGTGGAGGAGTTGCTTACAACAGTTGATGCTGAAGACCTGATATTCTATGGACTTGAGTACAAATTCATAACGCTTTACCTGCAAGGGGAAATGAGTTATGAGGAAATGAAAAAGAAGTTAGAAACTTCCATCCATCAGTTTGCAAAAAGACAAATGACTTGGTTTAGAAAAATGGAGCGGGATGGCAGTGAGATTCATTGGCTGGATACAAGATTATCAATGGAAGAAAAAATCAAAAAAGCAGTCATGTGGCTTGAAAATAAAGACAAAAGTTAG
- a CDS encoding SRPBCC family protein, whose amino-acid sequence MNIYNIYYVMLAAWFIFFPKISQNNVKDWQLIKEKGEIKVWYRVKSDGHREYKAEMVTKVSVKEIVDLIQNDELGTKWINRAVAFKTIDQEADSSWYTYTEIEIPWPFDNKDLVSYNRVFYQSPDSAFIKMDAVPNHIPEEKNKARIVHMDASWAAKSLDEQSSVLTYTVASHAYGLPPWIAQPIVAHGLYTTLHDMDKVLQE is encoded by the coding sequence ATGAATATTTACAATATTTATTACGTAATGTTGGCTGCTTGGTTCATATTCTTCCCAAAAATCAGTCAAAATAATGTCAAAGATTGGCAATTAATCAAGGAGAAAGGAGAGATAAAAGTCTGGTATAGAGTTAAAAGTGACGGGCATCGGGAGTATAAGGCTGAGATGGTAACTAAAGTCTCTGTAAAAGAGATTGTTGACCTGATTCAGAACGATGAGTTGGGTACAAAATGGATCAATAGAGCTGTAGCGTTCAAGACTATCGATCAGGAAGCTGATAGCAGTTGGTATACTTACACAGAAATAGAAATTCCATGGCCTTTTGACAATAAAGACTTGGTTTCTTACAATAGGGTGTTTTATCAATCTCCGGATAGTGCATTTATAAAAATGGATGCAGTTCCTAACCATATCCCAGAAGAAAAGAACAAAGCCCGTATTGTACATATGGATGCCAGTTGGGCGGCTAAAAGCCTTGATGAGCAAAGTTCAGTGCTTACTTATACTGTAGCCTCACACGCTTACGGGTTACCTCCTTGGATAGCACAGCCTATCGTAGCACATGGTCTCTATACAACATTGCATGATATGGATAAGGTCTTGCAGGAATAA
- a CDS encoding DUF4837 family protein codes for MKFNVKIIMVSLLALVCVFTACSKSKEEGSKNLPVAKGKPGEMILIMDSAQWKGKLGDIVYDSVLAQTVDILPQPEPMFTISHVRPGGFESILRQARNVVMVTTLDSKSSDTKRMKQFFSEDALKEVSKKGKAFMQVNRDVYAKGQAMVMLFAPSEDLMLEFLENPENQRKIASVFNDLENKNLMRSIGGVYDKTMKNKLKKATGISLELMPGFQLAKETDDFIWLRHPELKVDKNIFIAKKPYTSQEQFSPDSIIDWRNQIAKEHLYGDPDNPESFVVTEKLVPVKTKTMELDGHHAVEAKGLWKTNNISMGGPFVSYVMVNDGGDMLYYIEGFVYAPQQKKREYMREMQVMLQSVD; via the coding sequence ATGAAATTCAATGTAAAGATAATAATGGTTTCCCTTCTGGCTTTGGTATGTGTTTTTACAGCATGTAGCAAGAGTAAAGAAGAGGGTAGCAAGAATTTGCCAGTAGCAAAAGGAAAACCAGGTGAAATGATCCTGATTATGGACTCAGCTCAATGGAAAGGAAAGCTGGGTGATATTGTATATGATAGTGTTTTGGCACAAACTGTGGATATTCTGCCGCAGCCCGAGCCGATGTTTACGATAAGTCATGTAAGACCGGGAGGTTTTGAAAGTATCTTGAGACAGGCAAGGAATGTTGTTATGGTTACTACGCTTGACTCCAAAAGTAGTGATACCAAAAGAATGAAGCAGTTTTTCTCAGAAGATGCCCTGAAAGAAGTAAGCAAGAAAGGCAAGGCTTTTATGCAAGTCAATAGAGATGTCTATGCAAAAGGTCAGGCAATGGTCATGCTTTTTGCACCTTCAGAAGATCTGATGCTTGAGTTTTTGGAGAATCCTGAAAACCAGCGAAAAATCGCTTCGGTATTCAATGACTTGGAAAACAAAAACCTGATGAGAAGTATCGGGGGTGTTTATGACAAGACCATGAAGAACAAGCTGAAGAAAGCGACTGGAATATCGCTAGAGCTGATGCCAGGTTTCCAATTGGCGAAAGAGACTGATGACTTTATCTGGTTGAGACACCCTGAACTGAAAGTGGATAAAAACATTTTCATTGCGAAAAAACCTTATACATCGCAGGAGCAATTCTCGCCTGATAGTATCATTGACTGGAGAAACCAGATTGCAAAAGAACACCTATATGGAGACCCTGATAATCCTGAGTCATTTGTAGTGACCGAAAAACTGGTTCCTGTCAAAACGAAGACTATGGAGCTTGATGGACATCACGCTGTAGAAGCTAAAGGACTTTGGAAAACCAATAACATATCAATGGGTGGACCATTTGTTAGTTATGTGATGGTTAATGATGGCGGAGACATGCTTTACTATATTGAAGGTTTTGTGTATGCCCCTCAGCAGAAAAAACGTGAATACATGCGTGAAATGCAGGTGATGTTGCAGTCTGTGGATTAA
- a CDS encoding DUF445 family protein, which produces MYYSFLLKIFSGSIVGYTTNDLALRMLFERVVGIPSVVEQTKDQFIKNISKLVESEIIRHDNIKVELQKPAFKNALVKMFEELIQHSISEQLPDGMLLKDIPGIEASFNNLLGTLSDTIEKPLFHILKDFTKQNVIGEVISPEQADAMARKVYEAMKLTVLTPGLAEDFTEKLWKELSDEKLRTLLSEKLLENLKSNASKIFKELSVELHRNHYPLDSLLRKILHQLEIEGLMGKVADSVAQKRITEILGSEQASSTAKELISIFKTLLADESADSPIKTLIRIVVDVVSQEQTTIFELLPEDSRHNFEQFLKSKLPYLIETVISWIRDNKEEIDEIVNEAFEKNASLVGNWLISLFIESVSDRFRIVEEIVAITRKQQEGIHSKSIAKKGAEEIIKFLKNNSISNLFAGIDREKIVDVLFKSLQQVADDKLLNTENEAFEKFFDQQIGSIWPAKRRVNDLQEVLNYLLDEDLLKEFLKSDKAIDRAEEILVNKINELKEISISKIVSPELLTQNIGNLRYTLEDALIKNRSRGEELLKQMVEERLRSNTWDLYVKDTQLEKIVPELADKIVETVQREFKHVIEYPLQNITDFVAQQENLPYKLTEELAGFTDRNLNKLMEGQVSSLVKENLEKKHKDLPTMVKGFMGKNMKPITYFGAFLGAIAGGLTALLPEGDMTTNTMIAGAVVYGITGLGTNWIAIKMVFRPYREKMLFGIRIPFTPGIMTKNKENFAEQMGKFVGKELLNQQTVGEGMHKKLQAIRPVIAERASKHNFALINRIVLSDRNTITKAMSKQVVQQFYKKRDLLSRQVFNFIENKEKQLIGEQFSDLQDSFAKLTEHPNFYRGLSSFVTERIQQLLHQDALLRDLIPPQLLEYIFTGIDSVLEKQLDKAYQWVEDEKSIEKINKVLLEKMEGYREYTLYDIPLFRDRKTQIKEKLWNLSQDKLQHGELKDMMFEFIDKQLLKFIHPEQKLSETFDGKAFKVLENNIGLLVSHIITSFCQHLSQNKEQYADQVYQTALKRNKLVFLYEGTIRNATTDLLQNSVPLFFEQKAPELHPLLASTLKEIGDTTTVGEIGFDLNKDKLKQTVEEILSNKRILLSLQKVLYNVVDELFRIPVKRLLDLGNLNEKKVYSHLATTLEPEAKVIREHLYEQLYTQHKNKVVLSEISVLVKGIVSDLLLDKKWGSLTEGMTEKEMKQSIRFTVDALLRTNAFKQSKATIVKSLLKTAESKGIDALVDRQLLERDIQNGIRFMLADKNNITTLKREIRTICNYILDGLNNNLTPELKGYVLDKLLNATMAASEQHISTIVNSINFREIVVNEISLMDSKKIEDLFYGFADVYFNRLIIYGFILGWPLGLVIDVGLTMFIQRITS; this is translated from the coding sequence ATGTACTACTCATTTCTCCTCAAAATTTTTTCAGGTTCAATCGTTGGCTATACTACAAATGACCTCGCCTTAAGAATGCTATTTGAAAGAGTCGTTGGCATTCCCAGTGTAGTCGAGCAAACCAAAGATCAGTTTATCAAGAACATCAGTAAACTAGTCGAATCCGAAATCATCCGACATGACAATATTAAAGTAGAGCTTCAGAAACCTGCATTCAAGAATGCATTGGTCAAGATGTTTGAAGAGCTGATTCAACATAGCATTAGCGAACAGCTACCTGACGGAATGCTACTGAAAGATATTCCGGGCATTGAAGCCTCGTTCAACAACTTGCTCGGCACACTCTCAGATACAATTGAAAAACCTCTTTTTCATATCCTGAAAGACTTCACCAAACAAAATGTAATCGGTGAAGTAATCTCTCCTGAGCAAGCAGATGCTATGGCCCGAAAGGTCTATGAAGCCATGAAACTGACTGTACTGACTCCCGGTCTGGCTGAAGACTTTACCGAAAAACTTTGGAAAGAACTAAGCGATGAAAAACTGAGAACACTGCTTTCTGAAAAGCTTTTGGAAAACCTTAAATCCAATGCAAGCAAGATTTTCAAAGAGTTAAGTGTGGAACTACACCGCAACCACTACCCCCTAGACAGCCTACTCAGAAAGATTCTCCATCAACTAGAAATTGAAGGCCTGATGGGAAAAGTAGCTGACAGTGTTGCTCAAAAGCGAATCACCGAAATATTGGGTAGTGAGCAAGCCTCTTCTACAGCAAAAGAACTCATCAGCATATTCAAAACTTTGCTTGCTGACGAAAGTGCTGACAGCCCTATCAAGACACTGATAAGGATTGTTGTCGATGTCGTTAGTCAGGAGCAGACGACTATCTTTGAGTTACTTCCTGAGGATAGTCGCCACAACTTTGAACAATTCCTTAAAAGCAAACTCCCATACCTAATTGAGACTGTAATTTCTTGGATAAGGGATAACAAAGAAGAGATTGACGAAATCGTCAATGAAGCTTTTGAAAAAAATGCATCACTGGTAGGCAACTGGCTAATCAGCCTATTTATTGAAAGCGTCAGTGACCGTTTTAGGATTGTAGAAGAAATTGTAGCCATCACCCGAAAGCAGCAGGAAGGCATTCACTCCAAATCCATTGCCAAAAAAGGTGCTGAAGAGATTATCAAGTTTCTGAAAAACAATAGTATCAGTAACCTTTTTGCTGGAATTGATCGAGAGAAAATTGTAGACGTCCTTTTTAAGTCACTCCAACAGGTAGCAGACGACAAGCTACTCAATACAGAAAATGAGGCATTTGAGAAATTCTTCGACCAACAAATCGGGAGTATCTGGCCCGCTAAACGAAGGGTTAATGACTTACAGGAAGTGCTAAACTACCTCTTGGATGAAGATCTGCTCAAGGAGTTCCTTAAAAGTGACAAGGCCATTGACCGTGCTGAAGAGATTCTGGTCAATAAGATCAATGAACTCAAAGAGATCAGTATTTCTAAAATTGTATCTCCTGAGTTACTTACTCAAAACATTGGTAACCTAAGGTATACACTTGAGGATGCACTTATAAAAAACAGATCCAGAGGTGAAGAACTACTCAAACAAATGGTTGAAGAACGTCTCAGGTCCAATACTTGGGACTTGTATGTCAAGGATACGCAACTTGAGAAAATTGTTCCTGAGTTAGCCGACAAGATCGTTGAAACTGTACAGAGAGAGTTCAAGCATGTAATTGAATACCCTTTACAGAACATTACTGATTTTGTTGCCCAACAAGAAAACCTTCCTTACAAACTCACTGAAGAGTTAGCTGGGTTTACTGACCGTAACCTGAATAAGCTGATGGAAGGACAGGTAAGCTCATTGGTTAAGGAAAACCTAGAAAAGAAACATAAAGACCTGCCTACCATGGTAAAGGGGTTTATGGGTAAAAACATGAAACCCATCACCTACTTTGGTGCTTTTCTGGGAGCAATCGCAGGTGGGCTTACAGCACTGCTTCCTGAAGGAGACATGACCACCAACACCATGATAGCAGGAGCTGTGGTTTATGGAATCACTGGGTTGGGCACTAACTGGATTGCGATCAAGATGGTGTTCAGACCCTACCGAGAAAAAATGCTATTCGGTATCAGAATTCCTTTTACACCTGGTATCATGACCAAAAACAAGGAAAATTTTGCTGAACAGATGGGCAAATTTGTAGGCAAAGAACTCCTCAATCAACAGACTGTAGGTGAAGGAATGCACAAAAAGCTGCAAGCCATCAGACCTGTCATTGCCGAACGAGCCTCCAAGCATAACTTTGCACTGATCAATAGGATTGTACTCAGTGACCGTAATACCATCACAAAAGCAATGTCCAAGCAGGTTGTACAGCAGTTTTACAAAAAAAGAGACTTACTATCCAGACAGGTCTTCAATTTTATCGAAAACAAGGAAAAACAGCTGATTGGGGAGCAGTTTTCGGACTTGCAAGACTCATTTGCCAAACTAACTGAGCACCCAAACTTTTACAGAGGCTTGTCTTCTTTTGTTACAGAAAGAATCCAACAGCTCTTACATCAGGATGCACTTCTTAGAGACCTTATTCCTCCTCAACTGCTGGAATATATTTTCACTGGTATAGACAGTGTACTTGAAAAGCAATTAGACAAGGCTTATCAATGGGTGGAAGATGAAAAGTCTATTGAGAAAATAAATAAAGTCCTCCTTGAAAAAATGGAAGGATACAGGGAATACACCCTTTATGACATCCCTTTATTCAGAGACAGAAAAACACAGATTAAAGAAAAGTTATGGAACTTATCACAGGATAAACTTCAACATGGAGAGCTCAAGGACATGATGTTTGAGTTCATTGACAAACAACTACTGAAGTTTATACACCCTGAACAGAAACTGTCAGAGACTTTTGACGGAAAAGCATTTAAAGTACTTGAGAATAACATTGGCTTGCTGGTCAGTCATATCATCACCTCATTCTGTCAGCATTTAAGTCAAAATAAGGAGCAGTATGCTGATCAGGTATACCAAACGGCGCTAAAAAGGAATAAACTGGTTTTCCTTTACGAAGGAACAATTCGAAATGCCACCACTGACCTGCTTCAAAACAGTGTTCCCTTGTTCTTTGAACAGAAGGCTCCTGAGCTGCATCCTCTCCTTGCCTCTACCTTAAAAGAGATTGGGGATACCACCACTGTAGGGGAAATAGGCTTTGACCTTAACAAAGACAAGCTGAAGCAAACTGTTGAGGAAATCCTATCCAATAAGCGTATTCTACTTTCACTTCAAAAAGTCTTGTACAATGTAGTAGATGAGCTATTCAGAATCCCTGTTAAGCGGTTGTTGGATTTAGGAAATCTGAACGAGAAAAAGGTTTATAGCCACTTGGCAACGACATTAGAACCTGAAGCCAAAGTCATTAGAGAGCACCTATACGAGCAGCTTTACACCCAACACAAAAATAAAGTAGTGCTGTCTGAAATTTCTGTATTGGTCAAAGGTATTGTAAGCGACTTGCTACTTGACAAGAAATGGGGTAGCCTGACTGAAGGCATGACTGAAAAAGAGATGAAACAATCCATCAGGTTTACGGTTGATGCCCTGCTCCGGACGAATGCTTTCAAGCAAAGTAAAGCCACAATAGTGAAAAGCCTCCTTAAAACTGCAGAGTCAAAAGGAATTGATGCACTCGTAGACAGGCAGCTTTTGGAGCGAGACATTCAGAATGGCATCAGGTTTATGCTGGCTGACAAGAACAATATCACTACGCTCAAACGTGAAATCAGAACCATCTGTAATTATATTCTCGATGGCTTGAACAACAATCTCACACCCGAACTAAAAGGTTATGTACTTGACAAGCTGCTAAATGCGACCATGGCAGCTTCTGAGCAGCATATCAGTACCATTGTCAACAGTATTAACTTCAGGGAAATTGTCGTGAATGAGATCAGCCTGATGGATTCCAAGAAAATTGAAGACCTTTTCTATGGGTTTGCTGATGTTTATTTCAACAGGCTTATCATCTATGGTTTTATTCTCGGTTGGCCTTTAGGATTGGTGATTGATGTTGGACTAACGATGTTCATACAACGAATCACATCTTGA
- the ruvA gene encoding Holliday junction branch migration protein RuvA: protein MYNYISGKLVVKSPTYAVIDVAGIGYEVHIPLSTYAKIGDKESCLLHTHFYVKEDAQLLYGFIEKPEKDLFLLLISISGIGPSTGLAFLSSLSAAEIKQAIQSDDVATIQSVKGVGAKTAQRVIIELKDKVSKLEIEGAEVAAVAGMTSDDQRNKQEALEALMQLGFSKPMADRSLKTIMKKHGAGLSVEQLIKLALKN, encoded by the coding sequence ATGTATAATTATATTAGCGGTAAATTGGTAGTCAAGTCACCGACTTATGCGGTGATTGATGTGGCGGGGATCGGATATGAAGTGCATATTCCACTTAGCACCTATGCCAAGATCGGAGACAAGGAAAGTTGCTTGCTTCATACCCATTTCTATGTGAAAGAAGATGCGCAGCTGCTTTATGGTTTCATTGAAAAACCTGAGAAAGACCTGTTCCTTTTACTGATCAGTATTTCGGGAATTGGGCCATCAACCGGATTGGCTTTTCTTTCGTCGCTTTCGGCTGCTGAAATTAAACAGGCGATACAGTCAGACGATGTAGCCACAATCCAGTCGGTGAAAGGGGTAGGAGCCAAAACAGCCCAGCGTGTCATCATAGAGCTGAAGGACAAGGTAAGCAAACTAGAAATTGAGGGTGCAGAGGTTGCGGCTGTAGCTGGTATGACTTCTGATGATCAACGAAACAAACAGGAAGCGTTGGAGGCACTGATGCAACTTGGGTTCTCAAAACCGATGGCAGATCGTAGTTTGAAAACCATTATGAAGAAACATGGTGCAGGGTTAAGTGTAGAACAGTTGATCAAACTTGCTTTAAAAAATTAG
- a CDS encoding ATP-dependent 6-phosphofructokinase translates to MDINSFKIEDFYVESLGETKVESPLYKSYSGTEIVKEFVKDDQRVLYDASLESFKKAMESGNEPISFEKAGPRKDLFFNPANTKAAIVTCGGLCPGLNNVIRSLVMGLYYRYGVKNIVGIPYGYQGLNPEYGHKFINLTPEVVKDIHLFGGSILGSSRGRQDISMMVDTLERNNINMLFTIGGDGTLAGNYVIAEEIERRGLKIALAGLPKTIDNDVNFIQKTFGFETAFTTAAPILRDAHNEATGAYNGIAIVKLMGRDSGFIAATAALAMPDVNFVLVPENEFELKGENGFLNSLKQRVMERNHALVVVAEGAGQNLFTGGDVVKDASGNIKHKDIGLLLKDEIGAFFKEQGMEATVKYIDPSYIIRSEPANPSDSIFCTSLAMNAIHGAMAGKTGFVVGRWNNVFTYLPIPVATKTRKKIDVNGELWWSVLESTGQPMNMK, encoded by the coding sequence ATGGACATTAACAGTTTCAAAATAGAAGACTTTTACGTGGAATCCTTGGGTGAAACCAAGGTTGAATCTCCACTTTACAAATCATATTCCGGTACGGAAATCGTAAAGGAGTTTGTTAAAGACGATCAGCGTGTACTCTATGACGCTAGCCTTGAATCGTTCAAAAAAGCAATGGAATCAGGTAATGAGCCTATTTCATTCGAGAAGGCGGGACCAAGGAAGGACTTATTTTTCAATCCTGCCAATACTAAAGCTGCCATTGTTACTTGTGGTGGGTTGTGCCCGGGGTTGAATAACGTTATCCGAAGTCTTGTGATGGGCCTTTATTACCGATACGGTGTGAAAAACATCGTTGGTATTCCTTACGGTTATCAGGGATTGAACCCTGAGTATGGTCACAAGTTTATCAACCTGACTCCTGAAGTTGTAAAAGATATTCACCTCTTTGGTGGGTCAATTTTGGGCTCGTCTAGAGGTCGTCAGGATATCAGTATGATGGTTGACACCCTTGAGCGCAACAATATTAATATGCTCTTTACGATTGGTGGCGATGGTACATTGGCTGGTAACTACGTGATCGCTGAAGAAATAGAAAGAAGAGGGCTTAAGATTGCATTGGCTGGTTTGCCTAAAACCATTGACAATGATGTCAACTTTATTCAGAAGACATTTGGTTTTGAAACGGCATTCACCACTGCTGCTCCAATTTTGAGAGATGCACACAACGAAGCGACAGGAGCGTACAATGGTATTGCGATTGTTAAGCTGATGGGTCGTGACTCAGGCTTTATTGCAGCAACTGCGGCACTTGCTATGCCAGATGTAAACTTTGTGTTGGTTCCTGAAAATGAGTTTGAGCTGAAAGGTGAGAATGGCTTCTTGAATTCGCTGAAGCAACGTGTAATGGAACGCAACCATGCACTGGTAGTTGTGGCTGAAGGTGCAGGGCAAAACCTGTTTACTGGAGGTGATGTAGTGAAAGATGCATCAGGAAATATCAAGCACAAGGATATTGGACTGTTGCTGAAAGATGAGATTGGAGCATTCTTCAAGGAACAGGGAATGGAAGCTACGGTGAAATATATTGACCCGTCTTACATTATTCGTTCTGAACCAGCGAATCCTTCTGATAGCATTTTCTGTACTTCATTGGCGATGAATGCGATTCATGGTGCAATGGCAGGGAAAACGGGGTTTGTAGTAGGACGATGGAACAATGTCTTTACATACTTGCCAATTCCTGTAGCGACAAAAACAAGAAAGAAGATCGATGTAAATGGTGAGTTGTGGTGGAGTGTGTTGGAATCGACAGGTCAGCCAATGAACATGAAGTAA